The nucleotide window TCTCGTCCTCGGGGGCGGTGCCGGAGGCGCGCAGCTGCTCGAAGTAGCGGTGGGCCTCCTCCTGGCGCTCGGCCTCGACGTCGGTGGCGACCTCCATGCGCAGGTGCTTCTGCTCGAGGCCGTAGGCCTCCACGAGCTCCAGCGCGAAGGGGCGCAGGCGCTCGGCCAGGCGGTTGACGTAGCCGCGCAGGGCGCGGGCGCGCTGGCTGGAGACGCGGCCATGGGCCACGAACCAGCCCAGGTCGTCCTCGATGAGGCGCAGCGCGAAGAGGTCGCGCAGCCAGGTGAGCACGGTGGCGGTGGCCTCGTCCTCGATCGCGTCCACGGCCCGGGTGAACGCCTCCCACTGGAGGAGCTCGGCGTGGTTGCGCGCCGCCTCGACCAGCTCGTGCTGGCGCGTGTTGAACGCCTCGGCCTGGGCCTGCTGGCCCTTGCCTCGGGCGCCCGAGAGGGTGCCCGCGATGTCCGCCGTCTTGGCGCGCACGCGGTCCTCGAGCAGCTCCCGCTGGACCGCGGGATCCTTGAACCAGTTCGCGGAGCGGCGCTCGGAGCCCGCGTCCGCCACGGTCTGGACCACCTTGGGCAGGCCGGCGCGGTGCAGGGCGTCGGAGGCCTGGAGGACCACGTAGCGGGACACGGCGCCGACCTCGAGGCGGCCGAACTCCTTGGAGTAGTCGGTCAGGAGGCGCTTGCCGACGAGCTGGAGCAGGACGGTGTTGTCGCCCTCGAAGGTGACGTAGACGTCTAGGTCGGCGCGCAGCTGGGTGACGCGGTTCTTGGCCATGAACCCGGTGCCGCCGCAGGCCTCGCGGGCCTCCTGGAGGGTGTCCAGGGCGTTCCAGGTGGTCAGGGGCTTGACGGCGGCCGCGAGGGTCTCCAGCTCCTGGCGGTCCACGTCGGTGTCCGCGCGGCCCGAGAACACGTCGTCGAACTTGACGGCGAGCTCGTTGGAGGAGAACGCGTCCGCGTAGGCGCGGGCCAGGCGGTCGATGAGGCGGCGCTGATGGTTCTGGTAGTCCAGCAGCACCTCCTCGCGCTCCGGGCTGGAGGCGTTGAACTGGCGGCGCTGTTCGCCGTAGGCGATGGCGCCGTGCAGGCCGAGGAAGGAGGCTGTCGTCGCGGCGATGGACAGGGACACGCGGCCCTGCACGAGGGTGCCGAGCATGGTGAAGAAGCGGCGCCCGGGGGAGTCGATCGGCGAGGTGTAGGTGCCGTCCTCGGCGACGTCGCCGTAGCGGTTCAGCAGGTTCGTGCGGGGCACCCGGACGTGGGTGAAGTGCAGGCGGCCGTTGTCGATGCCGTTGAGGCCGCCCTTGAGGCCGTCGTCCTCGCCGCCGACGCCGGGCAGGAACGCCCCGGACTCGTCGCGGATCGGCACGTAGAAGCAGTGCACGCCGTGGTTGACGCCCTGGGTGATGAGCTGGGCGAAGACCGTGGCGGCCTTGCCGTGCAGGGCGGCGTTGCCGAGGTAGTCCTTCCACGCGCCCTTGAACGGCGTGTGGATGACGAACTCCTGGGTGGCCTCGTCGTAGGTGGCCGTGGTGGCGATCGAGGCGACGTCGGAGCCGTGGCCGATCTCCGTCATGGCGAAGGCGCCGGGGATGGACAGGTCCATCGCGCCCGGCAGCCACCGGCGGTGGTGATCGGCGGTGCCGAGGTGGAGGATCGCGGAGCTGAAGAGGCCCCACTGCACGCCGGCCTTGATCTGGAGCGAGGGGTCGGCCACCACGAGGTCGCCGAACGCGGAGATGTTGCCGCCGTGGTTGTCGTCGCCGCCGAACTCGGCCGGGAAGGCGCGGTGGACGGCGCGGCTGTCCACGAGGATGCCGAGCTGGCCGAACACGCGCTGGCGGTGCTCGTCCATGCCCAGCAGCGGGTCGCGGTGCAGGGCCGGGTCCTTGGCGAGTTCGCGGGACTCACGGCGCTCCGCGGCCCAGCGGCCCAGGAGCGCCTCCTGGATCACGGCCGAGTCGAGGGACCCCGGGCGCGGGTGCTCGGGGGCGATCTCGGCGACGTCGTGGGGCAGGTCGGTGGGGGACGGGGGGACGTCGGTGACGGCGTCGAGGCTGTGGTCGCGGGTGGTGGTCATCGGACCGCTCCTTCGTGGGCGTGGATCGGGACGGGGGATGTCGGGGCGCCGAGCAGGCCGTGGAGCAGCCAGCCGGTGATGGAGGCCGCCAGCTCGGCGGCGTCGGGGCGCGCGTCCTCGGGGGAGCGCAGCCAGGTCTCGGCCGTGGCCCGCACCAGTCCGACGGCGGCGCGCGGCCACAGGCCGAGAGGGGAGCCGACGGGCGGGACGCCGTCCGCCCCGAGGTGCTGGGCGAGCCCCTCCGCGAGGAGGGCGTGGACGCGGTCGAAGAAGGCGTCCAGGACGCCCGCCGCGGCGCCGGAGGAGTCCGGGGCGGACACGGCGAAGGCGTAGACGTTCGGGGACGTGGCGGCCACACTGAGGTAGACCTCGACCATCCGATGCAGGGTGGCGGCGGCGTCGGAGTGGTCGACCGCCGCCTCGAGCAGTCGCCGCTCCATGTGGGCGGTCACCCGCTCGGCGACGGCGACGCGCAGGCCGGCGCGGTCGCCGAAGTACCGGTAGTAGACCGACTTGGAGGTGCCGGCGTGCGTGGCGATGTCCTCCATGGAGGCCTCGGGCCCCAGCTCGTGGACCGCGGCCCGCGCGGCGCGGAGCAGCTCGCGGCGGCGGTCCAGCCGGTGCTGGTCCCACCGGGAGCTGCGACCGTCGCGGAGGACGGGGGGAGGCGTGAGTGACTTCACAGGACGGACTGTATCAGGTACTGTTCGTCTCAGTCACCCCGATCCCGGCCGCGCCGCTCCACCATCACCCCAGTTCCATCGACACCACCAGCGCCCGGATCACCCCCCGACCTCTCGCCGCGCACCCCGCGGGTGAGGCCACACCGTCCAGGAGGACCCCGACGTGACCACCCCCCCGAACACCCCCACCGCCCGCCCCGCCGTCGCGGGCGGCACCCTGCGCCCCGCCGTCGTCGTGGGCGGCAACCGCATCCCCTTCGCCCGCGCCAACACGGCCTACGCCACAGCCTCCAACCAGGAGATGCTCACCGCCGCGCTCGACGGCCTCGTGGCCCGCTTCGGCCTGCAGGGCGAGCGCATCGGCCAGGTCTCCGCTGGCGCCGTGCTCAAGCACCCCAAGAACTTCAACCTCACCCGCGAGTCCGTTCTCGGCTCCGCTCTGGCGTCCGACACCCCGGCCGCAGACATCCAGGTCGCCTGCGCCACCGGCATGGAGGCCCTGGGCACCCTCGCCTCCAAGATCCGCCTCGGTCAGATCGAGTCGGCCATCGGCGGCGGCGTGGACTCCATCTCCGACTCGCCCGTGAGCGTCTCCGACGGCGCCCGCCGCGTGCTGATGCAGCTCAACGCCGCGAAGACCCTGAAGGACCGCCTCAAGGCCGTCTCCCAGCTGCGCCCCAACCAGCTCGTCCCCGAGCCGGCCGGCGCCAGCGAGCCCCGCACCGGCATGTCCATGGGCGAGCACCAGGCGCTCACCACCCACCAGTGGGGCATCACCCGCGAGGCGCAGGACGAGCTGGCCGTGGCCAGCCACCGCAACCTCGTCGCCGCGTACGACTCCGGCTTCATGGACGACCTCGTGACCCCGTTCCGCGGCCTGACCCGCGACAACAACCTCCGCCCGGACTCCTCCATGGAGAAGCTGGCCAAGCTCAAGCCCGCCTTCGGCCGCCAGCTCGGCGACGAGGCGACCATGACCGCCGCCAACTCCACGCCCCTCACCGACGGCGCCTCCGCGGTGCTGCTCGCCTCCGAGGACTGGGCCGCCGAGCGCGGCCTGCCCATGCTCGCCGAGTTCGTGGACGCCGAGAACGGTGCCGTGGACTTCGTGGACGGCAAGGAGGGCCTGCTCATGGCCCCCGCGTACGCCGTGCCCCGCCTCCTGGCCCGCCACGGCCTGACCCTGGACGACCTGGACTTCATCGAGATCCACGAGGCCTTCGCCGGCACCGTGCTCGCCACGATGAAGGCCTGGGAGAGCGAGGAGTTCGGGCGCGAGCGCCTCGGCCTCCACGGCGCCTTCGGCACCGTGGACCGCTCCAAGCTCAACGTGCACGGCTCCTCGCTGGCCGCCGGCCACCCGTTCGCCGCCACCGGCGGCCGCATCGTGGCCCTGCTGGCCAAGGCGCTGCACCAGAAGGGCGAGGGCTCCCTCGGCCTCATCTCCGTGTGCGCCGCCGGCGGCCAGGGCATCGTCGCCCTCCTGCGCGGCCGCTGAGCCACCCGGCACCACCCGCAGCACCCGCCCCGCCGTCGGCCCGTCCGACGGCGGGGCGCCGGTCCCCGCCGCACCGACCCCGCCGCACTCCAGCACACCCCTGACCTGAGAGGTCCCCCCGTGAACGACCCGTACGGCTCCTTCGTCTCCTCCGCCCTGGGCAAGCGCGTCACCGGCGCCCTGGGCCTGCCCCAGCCCGTCGAGCTGCGCCGGTACGAGCCCGGCCAGCCGCTGATCACCGGCACCGTCCTGGTGCTCGGCGCCACCCCCGCCGCCGACGCGGCCCGCGGGCTGCTCACCGCCGCCGGCGTCCAGGTCGTCTCCGAGCGCGCCGAGGGCGCCCGCCTGGCCGGTGTCGTCGCGTGCTTCGACGGGGTGCGTGCCCCGTCCGAGCTCTCCGCCGTGGCCCTCGAGCTCGGCCCCGCCCTGCGCCAGCTCGGCTCCAGCGCCCGCGTGGTCACCGTGTTCGAGGATCCGGAGGACCCCTCCGTGGCCGCCGACCCCGCGGCGCGCGCCGCCCGCCAGGGCGTGGTGGGCCTGACCCGCTCGCTCGGCAAGGAGATGCGCCGCGGCGGCACCGCCAACGGCCTCATCCTGGGCTCCGGCGTCCCGCTCACCGCCCCCGGCGCGGCCGGCGCCCTGCGCTTCCTGCTCTCGGGCCGCTCCGCGTTCGTCTCCGGCCAGTTCCTGCCCGTCACCACCGCGGACGGCTCGACCCCCGCGGACCTGGCCCGCCCGCTCGAGGGCAAGGTCGCAGTCGTCACCGGTGCCGCCCGCGGCATCGGCGCGGCGATCATCGCCACCCTGGCCCGCGACGGCGCCCGCGTGGTGGGCGTGGACGTGCCCGCCGCCGGGGACGCCCTGGCCGGTGTAGTCAACAAGCTCGGGGGCACCGCCCTCGCGCTGGACATCACCGCCCCCGACGCCGGCGCCCGGATCCTCGAGCACTGCCGCACCCGCCACGGGCGCATGGACATCGTGGTGCACAACGCGGGCATCACGCGGGACAAGCTGCTCGCCAACATGGACGCGGCGCGCTGGGACTCGGTCCTCGCCGTGAACACGTCCTCGCAGCTGGCCATGAACGCGGCCTTCCTCGCCGAGGACGCCCGCGACGTCGTGGGCGAGGGCCTGCGCATCGTCGGCCTGGCTTCCACCTCCGGCATCGCCGGCAACCGCGGCCAGACCAACTACGCGGCGTCCAAGGCGGGCGTCATGGGCCTCACGTCGGCCACCGCGCCGATGCTGGCCGAGCGCGGGGGCACGATCAACGCCGTCGCCCCGGGCTTCATCGAGACCGAGATGACCGCCAAGATCCCGCTCGCGACCCGCGAGCTGGGCCGCCGCCTCAACTCGCTGCAGCAGGGCGGCCGTCCCCAGGACGTCGCCGAGGCCATCGCCTACCTCGTCTCGGACGGGGCCGGCGGCACCAACGGCGCCACCCTGCGGGTGTGCGGCCAGGCGATCATGGGGGCCTGAGCATGGAGACCCGGACGCTCACGCAGGCCCCCGCCCTCGGCTCCCTGTACGCCCGCGCCGCGGCGCAGGCCGCGCAGGACGCCCTCACCCGCCGACGCCGGCCGACGACCCTGCCCGAGCGCCGCATCGAGGTGGAGGGCCTGACGATCGACCCCGCCGTCGTCGGCCGCTGGCGCGAGGTGGTGGGCCCCGCGGACCCGACGCACCTGCCCTCCGTACTCGTGCACACCCAGGTGTTCGGGACGGCGATGGCGCTCATGGCCGCCCCTGACTTCCCGCTGCCCCTGCCGGGCATGGTCCACCTCTCCAACTCGGTCCAGCACCACCGGCCCGTCCCCGCGGGCGAGCCGCTGACGGTCGCGGCCGAGGCCCTGGGCCTCGTGCCCCACCACGCGGGCACCGCCGTGGACGTCGCGGTGCGCGTGGAGCGCGCGGCGGGCGCCGGCGCGGAGGCCGCGCTGCTGTGGGAGGGCTCCTCCCGGTACCTGGCCAAGGGCGTGTGGCTGACGGGCGAACGCCCCGAGCGGCCCGTGCGCGAGGAGTTCGTCCCCGCGGCCCCCACCGCGCAGTGGACGTTCGGGGCGGGGGCCGGCCGCGCCTACGCGGGCGTCTCGGGGGACTGGAACCCCATCCACCTCTCCGGGCCGAGCGCGACGCTGTTCGGCATGAAGGGTGCGATCGCCCACGGCATGCTCCTCGCCGCGCGCATGCTGGACGGCCGGGAGCCCGCCGAGGCCGGCGTCGGCTGGGACATCGAGTTCGAGGCGCCCGTGGTGCTGCCCGCCCGCGTGGCCGTCCGGTACGAGCGCGACCCCGCGGTCACGCAGGTGACGGGCTGGGACGCCACGCGTGGACGCCGCCACTTCCGGGGCGGGATCCGGCCCCTCACCTGAGGGGAGGACCGACGACGGCGGCCCGGGGGCGTGATGCTCCCGGGCCGCCGTCGTCGTCAAGGCAGCGGGATCAGCCCTCCGCGGCCGCCGCGGCGTCCAGGAGGCCGTCCGCGTACGCGTCCCAGGAGTGGCTCTGCGCGTGGCGCACGGCCGCGGTGGACATCGCGGCCCACGCGCCGCGGTCCCCGAGGATCCCCTCGAGCGCGTCCGCCCACGCCTCCGCGGTGTTCGGGGCCACGAGCCGGCCGGTCCGCCCGTCCTGCACCGCGTGGACGAGCCCGCCCACGCGGTGGGCCAGCACCGGGGTGCCGCACGCCTGCGCCTCGAGGGCCACGAGGCCGTAGGTCTCCGAACGGCTCGGCATCGCGACGACGTCCGCCGCGCGGAGCTGCTCGGCCAGCGCGGGCGCGGGCACCGGATCGGACACGGTGACGAGGTCCGCGACGTCGTGCCGGCGGGCCAGGGCGGCGAGGTCCAGGCCCTCTCCGCCGGAGGCGGCCCCGTTGAGGTGCAGCCGGATCCCGGGATCCGCACCGGCGCCGCCGCGCCGGCCCCGCAGGATGGCGAGGGCCTCGACGAGGATCTGCGGGCCCTTGTGCGCCTGCACGCGCCCCGCGAAGAGCACGCGCAGGGGAGCGGCCGCGTCGGCGCCGGCCGTGGCCCCGGACGACCCGGGCCAGCAGGACGCTCCCTCGGGCGTGAACGTCGCGGTGTCCACGGCGGGGGAGAGGACGCGCGTGCGCCGGCGGTCCACGCCGAGGACCTCACGCAGGTCGGCGGCCTCGGCGGGGGAGTTCACCACGAGGAGGTCGGCCTCCTCCACCACGCGCGCCTCGGCGGCGATCCGTTCGGCGGGCTCCTCGTGGCCCTCGTCCTGCAGCATCTTCACGGCCGCGGTGGTGTGCATGGTCTGCAGGTGAGGGGCATCCATCTCCTGCGCCAGGGCGTGGGCCGTGGGCGCGGAGAGCCAGTAGTGCCCGTGGACGAACCGCACGCGCTCGGCCTCCGCGAGCCCCTCGGCCTCGCGTGCTCCCCGCAGCCAGGCCAGCGCGGCCGCGGTGAACGCGTCCGTGTGCGCGGCGAGCTCGGCCTTGTCCAGGGGTCGGGCGGGGCCGGCGGCCAGCTCGACCACGAGGACGTCCGGTGTCGGTCCGCCCGCGGGCAGACGCGTGATCCGTGCGCCGCCGTCCACCGGCTCCTCCGCGCGGGTGAACAGGAGCATCCGCATCCCCTGCCGCGCGAGCGCGAGGGCGGCCTGCCGCACGTACACGTTCATGCCGCCGGCGTCCCCGCGGCCCGGCTGGGCCAGCGGCGAGGTGTGGTAGGCCACGCCGATCCCCACGGGCACAGAGGCCGTGAGCTCACGGTCCACCGCGTCGAAGAGGCGGGCCACCGACGGCAGGCCGGGCAGGTCCTCCGCGTGGAGCATCGCGCCCTCGGCGTCCCCGAGCGGCACGGTCCAGTTCGGGTACTGGTCCTGCATGGTCCCCGGCTGGTTCTGGATGCGGCGCTCCCCGACGGCGTCCACGAGGGCCACGCTCTGCAGCGCCGACGGCGCCTGGGCGAGCAGCCGGTGCAGGGCGATGACCTGGGACTGCCGCTCGCCCACGCCCGGGACCTCCTCGAGGAGGCCGCGGTCTCGTGCGGCCCGGAGGAATGCCTCCACCTCGGCGGCCGAGCGCTCCCGCTCCGCGGCCACGTCCCCCGTGAACAGGCCGAGCTCCTCGCGCAGGTCCAGGTGGACGCCCTCGAGGTAGCCGGCGGTCGGGGGGAGGTCGTGGGTGTTCACGGCGGCCAGGCACAGGCGCCGGTAGCGCTCCGGGGGGACCGGCACGCCGTCCTCCTGCTCGAACCAGAGGATGTTCGTGCCGAGCACGCCCGCCTCCGCGAGGCGCTTCTGCACCCACGGCTCGAACGTGCCGAGGTCCTCGCCGATCACCACGGCGCCGGCCCGCTGCGCCTCGAGGGTGAGGACGGCGAGCATGGCCTCGTGGTCGTACTCCACGTACGCGCCCTGCGTGGGGCCGGCGCCCTCCGGCACCCACCACAGGCGGAAGAGGCCGAGCACGTGGTCGATCCGCACGCCGCCGGCGTGGGCCATCACGGTGCGGAGCATGTCCCGGAACGCGGCGTAGCCGGTCTCGGCGAGCCGCCGGGGGTGCCACGGGTGCTGGGACCAGTCCTGGCCCAGCTGGTTGAAGACCTCCGGCGGGGCGCCCACGGACATCCCGGGCACGAGCACGTCCCCGAGCATCCACGCGTCCGCCGAGCCGCGCGTGGCGCCCACGGCCAGGTCCACCATCACGCCCATGCGCATGCCCGCGCCGAGCGCGCGGCGCTGGACGGCGGCCAGCTGCTCGTCCGCGATCCACTGGACCCAGCGGTGCAGGTCCAGCTCGTCCGCGTGCGTGCTGCGGAACGCGGCGGCGCGCTCGCCCTCCGGAGTCCAGTCGGCGTCCTGCGGGTCCGGGCCGGTCACGTCCGAGAGGCGCAGGGCGGACCAGAGGGCGAAGTCGTCCAGCCCCGCCCCCATCCGCGCGCGGAACGCGGCGAACGCCGCCTCCCGCTCGGCGGTGCGGGGCACGGAGTGCACGCGGCGCAGGGCGGGCCACAGGACCTCGGCGACGGCGGAACGATCGATGCGCCCCGTCTCCTCCAGTCGCTCCTGGACCCGACGGCCGGCGGCGCGCAGCTGCTCCTGCTCCGCGGCGGGCAGCCCGGCGAACTCCGGGATGTCCACCACGCGGATCAGCAGCGCGGTGAGGAAGCGGCGGGAGACGGGGGAGTAGGGGGAGTCCGCGGGCGTGGTGCCGGGGTCGACCGCGTGCAGCGGATGCAGGAGCAGGAAGTCGGCGCCGTGCTCGGCGGCCGTCTCCGCCACGGACGCGACGTCCTCGATGTCCCCGATGCCCCACGAGTGCTCCGAGGTCACGGAGTAGCCCTGGGCGGCCACGCCCCAGCCGCGCCGGGCCAGGAAGGGTGCGGCCGTGGTGAGGCGGTCCGGCGCGCAGACGAGGGTGGCCTCGGCGTGGTGGCCGGTGGCGCTGTCGAGCTCGAGGCGATGCCAGCCGAGGGGCAGGTCTGCGGGGACCTCCACGTGGCACCGCACGAGGTCCACGCCGTCCACGCGGCGGGGCTCGCCCAGCGGCCGGGTGACGGCGACGGGCACGGGCGCGCCCGCCTCCGTGACGACTCGGGCGCTCAGCCCCTCGACCACCGAGACGTGGGCGGGCACGGAGAGCCGGTGCCCCGCCCGCGTGACCACGGTGGGAGGCAGGACGTCCCGCCACGGTGCGAGCTCCGCGTCGTCGAGCGCCTCGGTGAGGGCGGCGACGGCGTCCGGGCGGACCGCCACCCCGAGGGCCGCGAGCACCTTCACGAGGGCGTCGTCCGGCACGGTCTGGTCCGAGCCGTCCTGTCCCGTGTATCGCCACTGCACCCCGTGGGCGCGGGCGAGTCGGCGCAGCAGCGTGCGGGCATCGTCGGCCATCGGAACCTCCGTGTCGTCCCTGTCAGGTGAGCGACGACGGCGGCGGGCCGTCGCGCACCTTCACTGTAGGGGGAAGGAGGGACGGGATGGCACGAAGGGCCCCGGTCTGTGACCGGGGCCCTTCGTCCGATGAGCTGTGCGCGAGGGGGGACTTGAACCCCCACGTCCTTTCGAACACAGCGACCTCAACGCTGCGCGTCTACCAATTCCGCCACTCGCGCTCATCCCGATCCGCCGGAGCGGACCGTTTCCTTCGCGTTCGGCCAGTCCCGGTTTTCACCGTTCCTCGCCGGAGCAACCCGAGAAGCGTACCACACCCCCGGAGGTAGGCTCAACTCCATGATCGATTCCCCCGCCGAGAAGCCCACCGCCCCCCGCACCGAGTCCCCCGCGGCCGACGTCGTCGAGATCTGCCGCGGCCTGATCCGCATCGACACCACCAACCGCGGCGGCAACGTGTCCGTGGGCGAGCCGGAGGCCGCCGCCTTCTGCGGGAGGCTCATGGAGCAGGCGGGGATGACCCCGCGGTTCTTCGAGTCCGCACCCGGGCGCGTCTCCGTCGTCGGGCACCTGCCGGGCTGGGACGCGGATGCCCCCGGCCTCGTGCTCCACGGCCACACCGACGTGGTGCCGGCCGAGGCCGCCGAGTGGAGCGTGGACCCCTTCGGCGCGGAGCTGAAGGACGGGATGGTCTGGGGCCGAGGCGCGGTGGACATGAAGGGGATGGACGCGATGATCCTCTCCGTCCTCCTGCACCTCGCCCGCACCGGCCGCCGCCCGCGCCGCCCGCTCACCGTCGCGTTCTTCGCGGACGAGGAGGCCGGCGGCGTGTACGGCGCGACGTGGATGGTGGAGCACCACCCGGAGGTCTTCGCGGGGTGCACGGACGCGATCAGCGAGGTGGGGGGCTTCTCCACCGAGGTGGCCGGCACCCGCGCCTACCTCGTGCAGACCGCGGAGAAGGGCCTGATGTGGCTCAACCTGCGGTCGGCCGGCGCTCCGGGCCACGGCTCCGCCCCGCACGAGGACAACGCGGTCACCCACCTGGCCGGCGCGCTCGAGCGGATCGGCCGCCACGAGTGGCCGCTGACCTACACGAAGACCACCCGTCAGCTGCTGGAGCAGGTGGCCGAGATCATGGGCGTCCCGTTCGACGAGACGGACCCCGCCCCGCAGCTCGAGGCCCTCGGCCAGGCCCGCACGTGGGTCACCGGCACGCTGCGCACCTCGTCCAACCCCACCGGCATGACCGCCGGGTACAAGCACAACGTGATCCCGTCCACGGCGACGGGCACGGTGGACGTGCGCCCCCTGCCGGGGGAGGAGGAGCAGACGCTCGCGACCCTCGCCGAGCTCGCCGGACCCCACGTGGAGTTCGAGCCGGAGCACCGGGACATCGGCCTCGAGGTCCCGTTCTCGGGCGACCTCGTGGAGCTCATGGTCGAGGCGCTGCGGCACGAGGACCCCGAGGCCGAGGTGCTGCCCTTCATGCTGGGCGGCGGCACGGACAACAAGTCGCTCTCCCGCCTGGGCATCACCGGCTACGGGTTCTCCCCGCTGCGCCTGCCCCCGGACCTCGCGTTCACCTCGCTCTTCCACGGCATCGACGAGCGCGTGCCGGTGGACGCGCTCG belongs to Micrococcus sp. 2A and includes:
- a CDS encoding 3-oxoacyl-ACP reductase, producing MNDPYGSFVSSALGKRVTGALGLPQPVELRRYEPGQPLITGTVLVLGATPAADAARGLLTAAGVQVVSERAEGARLAGVVACFDGVRAPSELSAVALELGPALRQLGSSARVVTVFEDPEDPSVAADPAARAARQGVVGLTRSLGKEMRRGGTANGLILGSGVPLTAPGAAGALRFLLSGRSAFVSGQFLPVTTADGSTPADLARPLEGKVAVVTGAARGIGAAIIATLARDGARVVGVDVPAAGDALAGVVNKLGGTALALDITAPDAGARILEHCRTRHGRMDIVVHNAGITRDKLLANMDAARWDSVLAVNTSSQLAMNAAFLAEDARDVVGEGLRIVGLASTSGIAGNRGQTNYAASKAGVMGLTSATAPMLAERGGTINAVAPGFIETEMTAKIPLATRELGRRLNSLQQGGRPQDVAEAIAYLVSDGAGGTNGATLRVCGQAIMGA
- a CDS encoding TetR/AcrR family transcriptional regulator, whose translation is MKSLTPPPVLRDGRSSRWDQHRLDRRRELLRAARAAVHELGPEASMEDIATHAGTSKSVYYRYFGDRAGLRVAVAERVTAHMERRLLEAAVDHSDAAATLHRMVEVYLSVAATSPNVYAFAVSAPDSSGAAAGVLDAFFDRVHALLAEGLAQHLGADGVPPVGSPLGLWPRAAVGLVRATAETWLRSPEDARPDAAELAASITGWLLHGLLGAPTSPVPIHAHEGAVR
- a CDS encoding M20/M25/M40 family metallo-hydrolase produces the protein MIDSPAEKPTAPRTESPAADVVEICRGLIRIDTTNRGGNVSVGEPEAAAFCGRLMEQAGMTPRFFESAPGRVSVVGHLPGWDADAPGLVLHGHTDVVPAEAAEWSVDPFGAELKDGMVWGRGAVDMKGMDAMILSVLLHLARTGRRPRRPLTVAFFADEEAGGVYGATWMVEHHPEVFAGCTDAISEVGGFSTEVAGTRAYLVQTAEKGLMWLNLRSAGAPGHGSAPHEDNAVTHLAGALERIGRHEWPLTYTKTTRQLLEQVAEIMGVPFDETDPAPQLEALGQARTWVTGTLRTSSNPTGMTAGYKHNVIPSTATGTVDVRPLPGEEEQTLATLAELAGPHVEFEPEHRDIGLEVPFSGDLVELMVEALRHEDPEAEVLPFMLGGGTDNKSLSRLGITGYGFSPLRLPPDLAFTSLFHGIDERVPVDALEFGCRVLARMLEPRP
- a CDS encoding acyl-CoA dehydrogenase is translated as MTTTRDHSLDAVTDVPPSPTDLPHDVAEIAPEHPRPGSLDSAVIQEALLGRWAAERRESRELAKDPALHRDPLLGMDEHRQRVFGQLGILVDSRAVHRAFPAEFGGDDNHGGNISAFGDLVVADPSLQIKAGVQWGLFSSAILHLGTADHHRRWLPGAMDLSIPGAFAMTEIGHGSDVASIATTATYDEATQEFVIHTPFKGAWKDYLGNAALHGKAATVFAQLITQGVNHGVHCFYVPIRDESGAFLPGVGGEDDGLKGGLNGIDNGRLHFTHVRVPRTNLLNRYGDVAEDGTYTSPIDSPGRRFFTMLGTLVQGRVSLSIAATTASFLGLHGAIAYGEQRRQFNASSPEREEVLLDYQNHQRRLIDRLARAYADAFSSNELAVKFDDVFSGRADTDVDRQELETLAAAVKPLTTWNALDTLQEAREACGGTGFMAKNRVTQLRADLDVYVTFEGDNTVLLQLVGKRLLTDYSKEFGRLEVGAVSRYVVLQASDALHRAGLPKVVQTVADAGSERRSANWFKDPAVQRELLEDRVRAKTADIAGTLSGARGKGQQAQAEAFNTRQHELVEAARNHAELLQWEAFTRAVDAIEDEATATVLTWLRDLFALRLIEDDLGWFVAHGRVSSQRARALRGYVNRLAERLRPFALELVEAYGLEQKHLRMEVATDVEAERQEEAHRYFEQLRASGTAPEDEKVLRERQRKEAKSKASRLRRS
- the malQ gene encoding 4-alpha-glucanotransferase, translating into MADDARTLLRRLARAHGVQWRYTGQDGSDQTVPDDALVKVLAALGVAVRPDAVAALTEALDDAELAPWRDVLPPTVVTRAGHRLSVPAHVSVVEGLSARVVTEAGAPVPVAVTRPLGEPRRVDGVDLVRCHVEVPADLPLGWHRLELDSATGHHAEATLVCAPDRLTTAAPFLARRGWGVAAQGYSVTSEHSWGIGDIEDVASVAETAAEHGADFLLLHPLHAVDPGTTPADSPYSPVSRRFLTALLIRVVDIPEFAGLPAAEQEQLRAAGRRVQERLEETGRIDRSAVAEVLWPALRRVHSVPRTAEREAAFAAFRARMGAGLDDFALWSALRLSDVTGPDPQDADWTPEGERAAAFRSTHADELDLHRWVQWIADEQLAAVQRRALGAGMRMGVMVDLAVGATRGSADAWMLGDVLVPGMSVGAPPEVFNQLGQDWSQHPWHPRRLAETGYAAFRDMLRTVMAHAGGVRIDHVLGLFRLWWVPEGAGPTQGAYVEYDHEAMLAVLTLEAQRAGAVVIGEDLGTFEPWVQKRLAEAGVLGTNILWFEQEDGVPVPPERYRRLCLAAVNTHDLPPTAGYLEGVHLDLREELGLFTGDVAAERERSAAEVEAFLRAARDRGLLEEVPGVGERQSQVIALHRLLAQAPSALQSVALVDAVGERRIQNQPGTMQDQYPNWTVPLGDAEGAMLHAEDLPGLPSVARLFDAVDRELTASVPVGIGVAYHTSPLAQPGRGDAGGMNVYVRQAALALARQGMRMLLFTRAEEPVDGGARITRLPAGGPTPDVLVVELAAGPARPLDKAELAAHTDAFTAAALAWLRGAREAEGLAEAERVRFVHGHYWLSAPTAHALAQEMDAPHLQTMHTTAAVKMLQDEGHEEPAERIAAEARVVEEADLLVVNSPAEAADLREVLGVDRRRTRVLSPAVDTATFTPEGASCWPGSSGATAGADAAAPLRVLFAGRVQAHKGPQILVEALAILRGRRGGAGADPGIRLHLNGAASGGEGLDLAALARRHDVADLVTVSDPVPAPALAEQLRAADVVAMPSRSETYGLVALEAQACGTPVLAHRVGGLVHAVQDGRTGRLVAPNTAEAWADALEGILGDRGAWAAMSTAAVRHAQSHSWDAYADGLLDAAAAAEG
- a CDS encoding MaoC/PaaZ C-terminal domain-containing protein, producing METRTLTQAPALGSLYARAAAQAAQDALTRRRRPTTLPERRIEVEGLTIDPAVVGRWREVVGPADPTHLPSVLVHTQVFGTAMALMAAPDFPLPLPGMVHLSNSVQHHRPVPAGEPLTVAAEALGLVPHHAGTAVDVAVRVERAAGAGAEAALLWEGSSRYLAKGVWLTGERPERPVREEFVPAAPTAQWTFGAGAGRAYAGVSGDWNPIHLSGPSATLFGMKGAIAHGMLLAARMLDGREPAEAGVGWDIEFEAPVVLPARVAVRYERDPAVTQVTGWDATRGRRHFRGGIRPLT
- a CDS encoding acetyl-CoA C-acetyltransferase; this translates as MTTPPNTPTARPAVAGGTLRPAVVVGGNRIPFARANTAYATASNQEMLTAALDGLVARFGLQGERIGQVSAGAVLKHPKNFNLTRESVLGSALASDTPAADIQVACATGMEALGTLASKIRLGQIESAIGGGVDSISDSPVSVSDGARRVLMQLNAAKTLKDRLKAVSQLRPNQLVPEPAGASEPRTGMSMGEHQALTTHQWGITREAQDELAVASHRNLVAAYDSGFMDDLVTPFRGLTRDNNLRPDSSMEKLAKLKPAFGRQLGDEATMTAANSTPLTDGASAVLLASEDWAAERGLPMLAEFVDAENGAVDFVDGKEGLLMAPAYAVPRLLARHGLTLDDLDFIEIHEAFAGTVLATMKAWESEEFGRERLGLHGAFGTVDRSKLNVHGSSLAAGHPFAATGGRIVALLAKALHQKGEGSLGLISVCAAGGQGIVALLRGR